A single genomic interval of Dromiciops gliroides isolate mDroGli1 chromosome 1, mDroGli1.pri, whole genome shotgun sequence harbors:
- the ADAMTSL5 gene encoding ADAMTS-like protein 5 isoform X3, which yields MPPPAGTHEARVEHPTGKLWARPRPVLLLIWIYLCCGLEGRTQGRSGSSEWTSWGAWSSCSSTCGQGASVRNRRCMRISREHACGGDSHQYRLCRLPECPSGAMPFRELQCALYNSRPVLGDQAIYQWVPFYGAPNLCDLNCLAEGHTFYYTFGRVLDGTPCSPDSEGLCINGRCLTAGCDGVLGSGTHEDHCGQCGGRNNSCLFVQRVFSEATLPSGQSYGYWNVTLIPIGARHIRVTDRSRNYLALMGNDGRYVFNGDWAIDWPGTFQVAGTQVHYSRTNDRDESLWAAGPTGEDLHLQVLYQEPNPGIEFEFWLPRDAYYTLQSHRSPLRQPQTREVEVGPQEAAPAWTGPGPSSPRFSPHQEQPIETETCQPCPGAKGRTQRLLHYCRSDFVSTNKEAG from the exons GGCCAGGCCTCGACCAGTCCTGCTCCTGATCTGGATATACCTATGCTGTGGTCTGGAAGGGAGGACTCAG GGAAGGTCTGGGTCCAGTGAGTGGACATCCTGGGGGGCCTGGAGCAGCTGCTCCAGCACTTGCGGGCAGGGGGCCTCGGTGCGCAACCGGAGATGCATGCG GATTTCCCGGGAACATGCCTGCGGGGGAGACTCTCATCAGTACCGCCTTTGCAGGCTCCCT GAATGCCCCTCTGGTGCCATGCCCTTCAGGGAGTTGCAGTGTGCCCTCTACAACAGCAGGCCTGTTCTGGGTGACCAGGCCATCTACCAGTGGGTTCCTTTCTATGGAG CTCCCAACTTGTGTGACCTGAACTGCTTGGCGGAGGGCCATACTTTCTACTACACCTTTGGACGAGTGCTGGATGGGACCCCCTGCAGCCCAGACTCTGAGGGGCTTTGTATCAATGGCCGATGCCTT ACCGCAGGCTGTGATGGGGTCCTGGGCTCCGGGACCCATGAGGACCACTGTGGGCAATGTGGCGGCAGGAACAACTCTTGTCTCTTCGTTCAGCGAGTCTTCAGTGAGGCCACCCTACCCTCTG GTCAATCATATGGCTACTGGAATGTGACCCTTATTCCCATTGGTGCCCGGCACATCAGAGTCACTGACCGGAGCCGCAATTATCTGG CACTAATGGGCAACGATGGGCGCTATGTCTTCAATGGGGACTGGGCCATTGACTGGCCAGGGACCTTCCAGGTGGCTGGGACCCAGGTTCACTATAGCAGAACCAATGACCGCGATGAGAGTCTGTGGGCAGCTGGGCCCACAGGTGAAGACCTCCACTTGCAG GTTCTCTACCAAGAGCCCAATCCAGGCATTGAGTTTGAGTTCTGGCTGCCAAGGGATGCCTATTATACCCTTCAGAGCCACAGGAGTCCTCTAAGGCAGCCACAGACTCGGGAGGTTGAGGTGGGGCCCCAGGAGGCTGCCCCAGCCTGGACTGGGCCAGGCCCCTCCTCTCCAAGATTCTCCCCACATCAGGAGCAGCCCATTGAAACAG AGACCTGCCAGCCATGTCCAGGTGCCAAGGGACGGACCCAGCGTCTGCTTCATTACTGCCGGAGCGACTTTG TCTCAACAAATAAGGAGGCTGGATAA
- the ADAMTSL5 gene encoding ADAMTS-like protein 5 isoform X1 produces MPPPAGTHEARVEHPTGKLWARPRPVLLLIWIYLCCGLEGRTQGRSGSSEWTSWGAWSSCSSTCGQGASVRNRRCMRISREHACGGDSHQYRLCRLPECPSGAMPFRELQCALYNSRPVLGDQAIYQWVPFYGAPNLCDLNCLAEGHTFYYTFGRVLDGTPCSPDSEGLCINGRCLTAGCDGVLGSGTHEDHCGQCGGRNNSCLFVQRVFSEATLPSGQSYGYWNVTLIPIGARHIRVTDRSRNYLALMGNDGRYVFNGDWAIDWPGTFQVAGTQVHYSRTNDRDESLWAAGPTGEDLHLQVLYQEPNPGIEFEFWLPRDAYYTLQSHRSPLRQPQTREVEVGPQEAAPAWTGPGPSSPRFSPHQEQPIETETCQPCPGAKGRTQRLLHYCRSDFVFRARVLARLRVGEETRYDIQVQHTYKNWTPLERREFLWAPGACPCPLLVPRAEYLVAAQRHINYEGTLDRLLLPHAGYARPWTPKEDARIQEVAKHCPQTPPPG; encoded by the exons GGCCAGGCCTCGACCAGTCCTGCTCCTGATCTGGATATACCTATGCTGTGGTCTGGAAGGGAGGACTCAG GGAAGGTCTGGGTCCAGTGAGTGGACATCCTGGGGGGCCTGGAGCAGCTGCTCCAGCACTTGCGGGCAGGGGGCCTCGGTGCGCAACCGGAGATGCATGCG GATTTCCCGGGAACATGCCTGCGGGGGAGACTCTCATCAGTACCGCCTTTGCAGGCTCCCT GAATGCCCCTCTGGTGCCATGCCCTTCAGGGAGTTGCAGTGTGCCCTCTACAACAGCAGGCCTGTTCTGGGTGACCAGGCCATCTACCAGTGGGTTCCTTTCTATGGAG CTCCCAACTTGTGTGACCTGAACTGCTTGGCGGAGGGCCATACTTTCTACTACACCTTTGGACGAGTGCTGGATGGGACCCCCTGCAGCCCAGACTCTGAGGGGCTTTGTATCAATGGCCGATGCCTT ACCGCAGGCTGTGATGGGGTCCTGGGCTCCGGGACCCATGAGGACCACTGTGGGCAATGTGGCGGCAGGAACAACTCTTGTCTCTTCGTTCAGCGAGTCTTCAGTGAGGCCACCCTACCCTCTG GTCAATCATATGGCTACTGGAATGTGACCCTTATTCCCATTGGTGCCCGGCACATCAGAGTCACTGACCGGAGCCGCAATTATCTGG CACTAATGGGCAACGATGGGCGCTATGTCTTCAATGGGGACTGGGCCATTGACTGGCCAGGGACCTTCCAGGTGGCTGGGACCCAGGTTCACTATAGCAGAACCAATGACCGCGATGAGAGTCTGTGGGCAGCTGGGCCCACAGGTGAAGACCTCCACTTGCAG GTTCTCTACCAAGAGCCCAATCCAGGCATTGAGTTTGAGTTCTGGCTGCCAAGGGATGCCTATTATACCCTTCAGAGCCACAGGAGTCCTCTAAGGCAGCCACAGACTCGGGAGGTTGAGGTGGGGCCCCAGGAGGCTGCCCCAGCCTGGACTGGGCCAGGCCCCTCCTCTCCAAGATTCTCCCCACATCAGGAGCAGCCCATTGAAACAG AGACCTGCCAGCCATGTCCAGGTGCCAAGGGACGGACCCAGCGTCTGCTTCATTACTGCCGGAGCGACTTTG TATTCCGGGCCCGGGTCCTGGCACGGCTCCGAGTGGGTGAAGAGACCCGCTATGACATTCAGGTGCAACACACTTACAAGAATTGGACCCCACTAGAGCGAAGGGAGTTTCTCTGGGCCCCCGGGGCCTGTCCCTGCCCCTTGTTGGTCCCTCGAGCAGAGTACCTGGTGGCTGCCCAGCGACACATCAACTACGAGGGGACCCTGGACCGGCTGCTGCTGCCCCATGCTGGCTATGCCCGGCCCTGGACTCCCAAAGAAGATGCCCGCATCCAAGAGGTGGCCAAGCATTGTCCCCAGACCCCACCACCAGGCTGA
- the ADAMTSL5 gene encoding ADAMTS-like protein 5 isoform X2 — translation MRISREHACGGDSHQYRLCRLPECPSGAMPFRELQCALYNSRPVLGDQAIYQWVPFYGAPNLCDLNCLAEGHTFYYTFGRVLDGTPCSPDSEGLCINGRCLTAGCDGVLGSGTHEDHCGQCGGRNNSCLFVQRVFSEATLPSGQSYGYWNVTLIPIGARHIRVTDRSRNYLALMGNDGRYVFNGDWAIDWPGTFQVAGTQVHYSRTNDRDESLWAAGPTGEDLHLQVLYQEPNPGIEFEFWLPRDAYYTLQSHRSPLRQPQTREVEVGPQEAAPAWTGPGPSSPRFSPHQEQPIETETCQPCPGAKGRTQRLLHYCRSDFVFRARVLARLRVGEETRYDIQVQHTYKNWTPLERREFLWAPGACPCPLLVPRAEYLVAAQRHINYEGTLDRLLLPHAGYARPWTPKEDARIQEVAKHCPQTPPPG, via the exons ATGCG GATTTCCCGGGAACATGCCTGCGGGGGAGACTCTCATCAGTACCGCCTTTGCAGGCTCCCT GAATGCCCCTCTGGTGCCATGCCCTTCAGGGAGTTGCAGTGTGCCCTCTACAACAGCAGGCCTGTTCTGGGTGACCAGGCCATCTACCAGTGGGTTCCTTTCTATGGAG CTCCCAACTTGTGTGACCTGAACTGCTTGGCGGAGGGCCATACTTTCTACTACACCTTTGGACGAGTGCTGGATGGGACCCCCTGCAGCCCAGACTCTGAGGGGCTTTGTATCAATGGCCGATGCCTT ACCGCAGGCTGTGATGGGGTCCTGGGCTCCGGGACCCATGAGGACCACTGTGGGCAATGTGGCGGCAGGAACAACTCTTGTCTCTTCGTTCAGCGAGTCTTCAGTGAGGCCACCCTACCCTCTG GTCAATCATATGGCTACTGGAATGTGACCCTTATTCCCATTGGTGCCCGGCACATCAGAGTCACTGACCGGAGCCGCAATTATCTGG CACTAATGGGCAACGATGGGCGCTATGTCTTCAATGGGGACTGGGCCATTGACTGGCCAGGGACCTTCCAGGTGGCTGGGACCCAGGTTCACTATAGCAGAACCAATGACCGCGATGAGAGTCTGTGGGCAGCTGGGCCCACAGGTGAAGACCTCCACTTGCAG GTTCTCTACCAAGAGCCCAATCCAGGCATTGAGTTTGAGTTCTGGCTGCCAAGGGATGCCTATTATACCCTTCAGAGCCACAGGAGTCCTCTAAGGCAGCCACAGACTCGGGAGGTTGAGGTGGGGCCCCAGGAGGCTGCCCCAGCCTGGACTGGGCCAGGCCCCTCCTCTCCAAGATTCTCCCCACATCAGGAGCAGCCCATTGAAACAG AGACCTGCCAGCCATGTCCAGGTGCCAAGGGACGGACCCAGCGTCTGCTTCATTACTGCCGGAGCGACTTTG TATTCCGGGCCCGGGTCCTGGCACGGCTCCGAGTGGGTGAAGAGACCCGCTATGACATTCAGGTGCAACACACTTACAAGAATTGGACCCCACTAGAGCGAAGGGAGTTTCTCTGGGCCCCCGGGGCCTGTCCCTGCCCCTTGTTGGTCCCTCGAGCAGAGTACCTGGTGGCTGCCCAGCGACACATCAACTACGAGGGGACCCTGGACCGGCTGCTGCTGCCCCATGCTGGCTATGCCCGGCCCTGGACTCCCAAAGAAGATGCCCGCATCCAAGAGGTGGCCAAGCATTGTCCCCAGACCCCACCACCAGGCTGA